One Syntrophorhabdaceae bacterium genomic window carries:
- a CDS encoding MFS transporter: MKKFNLRVLILLSFGHLVVDIYQGALPAILPFLKVRLSLTYAMAGIILIMSNLASSVLQPLFGFYSDKKEKAVLLPLGLLCAGIGLALVSTVGIYPLVLALTALSGLGIAAYHPEGYKTAHFFTGERAATGMSIFSVGGNLGLALGPIFAIGIIQYLGFNSLPVIVLPSLLMTVVILFNKKAIAIPTQDPDAKAAAAQAAPKGMWSSLIVLIAVIVMRTWTQVGLVAYIPFYYIDYLKGEPLFAGKLVFTLLASGALGTLIGSPVADRVGHKLFLRTSMFLATLVLPLMFVPFIAKSWLLFVVLGLVGMFLISTFSVTVVMAQKLLPHRLGVASGLTVGFAVGTGGIGVTLLGVVADHFGVPMALESILVLPLAGFILSLILKYKG; the protein is encoded by the coding sequence ATGAAAAAATTTAACCTCCGAGTGCTCATCCTTCTCTCCTTCGGGCACCTGGTGGTAGATATCTATCAAGGGGCCCTTCCCGCCATACTGCCCTTCCTCAAGGTCAGGCTCTCCCTCACCTATGCCATGGCGGGTATCATTCTCATTATGTCCAACCTTGCCTCATCGGTCCTTCAACCCCTCTTCGGCTTTTACTCCGATAAAAAAGAAAAGGCCGTCCTCCTGCCCCTGGGTCTGCTGTGCGCCGGCATCGGCCTTGCCCTGGTCTCAACCGTGGGCATCTATCCTCTGGTCCTTGCCCTTACCGCCCTATCGGGTCTCGGAATCGCCGCCTATCATCCCGAGGGGTATAAAACGGCCCATTTCTTCACCGGCGAGAGGGCCGCCACGGGAATGTCCATTTTCTCGGTCGGGGGCAACCTTGGTCTCGCCCTTGGACCCATTTTTGCCATAGGTATTATCCAATACCTGGGATTCAATTCCCTGCCCGTGATTGTCCTGCCCAGCCTTCTCATGACCGTCGTTATCCTTTTTAACAAGAAGGCTATCGCCATCCCCACCCAGGATCCCGACGCAAAAGCCGCGGCTGCCCAAGCGGCCCCGAAAGGCATGTGGTCCTCTCTTATCGTGCTCATCGCCGTGATCGTGATGAGGACCTGGACCCAGGTGGGGCTCGTTGCCTACATACCGTTTTATTACATCGACTACCTGAAAGGAGAGCCCCTTTTCGCGGGAAAGCTCGTCTTTACCTTACTTGCCTCCGGCGCCCTCGGGACCCTCATCGGATCCCCTGTGGCCGACCGCGTGGGTCACAAGCTTTTTCTTCGCACTTCCATGTTCCTCGCTACCCTCGTGCTGCCCCTCATGTTCGTGCCTTTCATTGCAAAGAGCTGGCTCCTCTTCGTGGTGCTCGGACTGGTGGGAATGTTCCTCATATCGACCTTTTCCGTGACGGTGGTTATGGCCCAGAAGCTCCTTCCTCACCGGCTCGGAGTCGCGTCCGGCCTGACCGTCGGATTTGCCGTCGGCACCGGAGGCATCGGCGTGACGCTCCTCGGTGTGGTAGCCGACCACTTCGGGGTGCCCATGGCCCTGGAGTCGATCCTTGTTCTTCCCCTGGCGGGCTTTATCTTGAGCCTTATCTTAAAATATAAAGGATAA